One window of the Candidatus Zixiibacteriota bacterium genome contains the following:
- a CDS encoding conserved hypothetical protein (Evidence 4 : Unknown function but conserved in other organisms) yields the protein MTNITKDMTIGEILAKCPNAGPVIQKYFHGGCWHCPAIKMETLEMGAQLHGHDVNKIIAELTALVRDGNA from the coding sequence GTGACCAACATAACCAAGGATATGACTATCGGCGAAATTCTCGCGAAATGCCCGAATGCCGGGCCGGTCATCCAGAAATATTTCCACGGCGGATGCTGGCACTGCCCGGCGATCAAGATGGAGACACTCGAGATGGGCGCCCAACTGCACGGCCACGATGTCAATAAAATCATCGCGGAACTGACCGCCCTCGTGCGGGACGGAAACGCCTGA
- the mutM gene encoding Formamidopyrimidine-DNA glycosylase, with translation MPELPEVETVVRGLRRTVLNRLIASIYINSPKLARAYFEGDIQSLAGHKIVAVERRGKNILIEFDGHLTLWVHLKMTGHFYYLPYDAPTDKHDHLIFYFKGGANSLHFNDYRRFGYMRLGPTEKILARKDLTELGPEPLEIKLREFIGLFHSTKRMIKPALLDQTFLAGLGNIYTDEALYLARIHPRRMTHTLSEKKLAELHRIIQALLRKAINKTGTSVDSFSGVDGKPGGFQKYLKVYGREGEKCFRCGAVIRRVKIGSRSSHFCPRCQRLK, from the coding sequence ATGCCGGAACTGCCGGAAGTTGAGACGGTGGTGCGCGGATTGCGGCGCACCGTCCTCAACCGCCTTATCGCTTCCATATATATCAATTCCCCGAAACTGGCCCGCGCCTATTTCGAAGGGGATATACAGAGTCTTGCCGGACATAAAATTGTCGCTGTCGAGCGACGAGGCAAAAATATCCTGATAGAATTCGACGGCCATCTCACCCTCTGGGTGCATCTCAAGATGACCGGCCACTTTTATTACCTTCCGTACGACGCTCCGACCGACAAGCATGATCATCTTATATTCTATTTCAAAGGCGGCGCCAATTCGCTCCATTTCAATGATTACCGCCGGTTCGGATATATGCGGCTGGGGCCGACCGAAAAGATTCTGGCGCGAAAGGATCTCACGGAACTCGGACCGGAACCGCTCGAAATAAAACTCAGGGAATTTATCGGTCTCTTCCATAGCACCAAGCGGATGATCAAGCCGGCGCTTCTCGATCAGACGTTCCTGGCCGGGCTGGGGAATATCTACACCGATGAGGCGCTGTACCTCGCCAGAATTCATCCGCGCCGCATGACGCATACGCTCTCCGAGAAAAAACTGGCCGAACTGCACCGTATCATACAGGCGCTCCTGCGCAAGGCGATAAACAAGACCGGCACATCGGTGGACAGTTTCTCCGGGGTCGACGGCAAACCGGGCGGGTTCCAGAAGTACCTCAAGGTGTACGGCCGGGAGGGGGAGAAATGCTTCCGGTGCGGTGCGGTTATCCGGCGGGTCAAAATCGGCTCCCGCTCGTCGCATTTTTGTCCCCGTTGCCAGCGTCTGAAATAA
- a CDS encoding hypothetical protein (Evidence 5 : Unknown function), with amino-acid sequence MSYITPLAEPLALISGIIVTLVLYYLAHKCRTNKDAFVSDWSEGRYRSRHKLPLLYSIIIIAIIEALLIITR; translated from the coding sequence ATGTCATACATAACACCTCTCGCAGAACCGTTGGCTTTGATTAGCGGAATTATAGTAACATTGGTGTTGTATTATCTTGCGCATAAATGCAGAACCAACAAGGATGCTTTTGTCAGCGATTGGAGCGAAGGAAGATATAGGTCAAGGCACAAATTGCCGCTTCTTTATTCAATTATTATTATTGCCATTATTGAAGCACTTCTCATAATAACGAGATAA
- a CDS encoding hypothetical protein (Evidence 5 : Unknown function): MRRVKKWRNRMTSSGVPPYRATNQDVGTAGVPTYIKGVDGAGGCRAARNHVWTLGQMWTSAAHKAGR, encoded by the coding sequence TTGCGTAGGGTAAAGAAATGGCGGAACCGCATGACTTCGTCCGGGGTTCCGCCCTACAGAGCCACAAATCAAGATGTCGGAACCGCGGGGGTTCCGACCTACATTAAAGGGGTGGACGGGGCCGGCGGTTGTCGGGCCGCGCGGAATCATGTATGGACCCTCGGGCAGATGTGGACATCTGCCGCGCACAAAGCGGGCAGATAG
- a CDS encoding conserved hypothetical protein (Evidence 4 : Unknown function but conserved in other organisms): protein MNTETFAKTKVGKVALKILGAVMESRFRYRFFGPARILAAADIQPGRSVLEIGCGTGYFTVPAAGMVGERGSLTAIDILSESVEFVTKRVRAAGLTNVRVIKADALDTGFNDGSFDTVLLFGVIPAPMLPLHRLLAELHRVLKPDGTLAVWPPVPGLLPKSILQSHLFTLAGKRNSVYTFKRT, encoded by the coding sequence ATGAACACGGAAACATTCGCCAAAACCAAAGTCGGAAAAGTTGCCCTGAAAATACTGGGAGCGGTGATGGAGAGCAGGTTCCGCTACCGCTTCTTCGGCCCGGCCCGGATTCTCGCCGCCGCCGATATTCAACCCGGCCGGTCGGTTCTGGAAATCGGGTGCGGAACCGGATATTTCACTGTCCCCGCGGCCGGTATGGTTGGGGAACGCGGCTCTTTGACCGCCATCGATATTTTGTCCGAATCGGTCGAATTCGTGACTAAGAGAGTGCGGGCCGCCGGATTGACAAATGTCCGCGTCATCAAGGCCGACGCCCTCGATACCGGCTTCAATGACGGAAGCTTTGATACCGTTCTCTTATTCGGGGTGATACCGGCGCCGATGCTTCCTTTGCACCGTCTTCTGGCGGAATTGCACCGGGTGCTTAAACCCGATGGTACCCTGGCGGTATGGCCCCCGGTTCCCGGCCTGTTGCCGAAATCAATCCTGCAATCGCATCTATTCACGCTGGCAGGCAAGCGCAACAGTGTGTACACCTTCAAGCGCACCTGA
- the mntP gene encoding putative manganese efflux pump MntP (Evidence 3 : Putative function from multiple computational evidences), producing MNIIEIIGIAFGLAMDAFAVAIAVGASLQKLTFRPTFRLSFHFGLFQFLMPIIGWFAGSRIAVYIRDFDHWVAFVLLAVIGGKMIYESFSHKDDLADAFKDPTRRWTLIMLSLATSIDALAVGLSLAMIDTRIFSASLVIGIVAAGMTLVGLLFGRKLGQIFGRRMELLGGLILIGIGLKILLDHIAV from the coding sequence ATGAATATCATAGAAATCATCGGCATTGCCTTCGGGCTGGCGATGGACGCTTTTGCGGTCGCCATCGCGGTCGGGGCCAGTCTCCAAAAACTGACCTTCCGCCCAACCTTCCGCCTCTCTTTCCATTTCGGCCTCTTCCAGTTCCTGATGCCGATTATCGGCTGGTTCGCCGGGAGCCGGATCGCCGTCTATATCCGCGATTTCGACCACTGGGTGGCATTCGTCCTCCTCGCCGTCATCGGCGGGAAAATGATTTACGAATCATTCTCTCACAAAGACGATCTCGCGGATGCTTTCAAAGATCCCACCCGCCGCTGGACCCTCATCATGCTGTCGCTCGCCACCAGTATCGATGCCCTCGCGGTCGGCCTGAGTCTCGCGATGATCGACACCCGGATTTTTTCCGCCAGTCTGGTAATCGGGATTGTCGCCGCCGGGATGACCCTGGTCGGGCTTTTATTCGGGCGAAAACTCGGGCAGATTTTCGGACGGCGGATGGAACTCCTCGGCGGCCTGATCCTGATCGGCATCGGCCTCAAGATCCTACTCGACCATATCGCCGTATGA
- a CDS encoding hypothetical protein (Evidence 5 : Unknown function), with protein sequence MSKFITEKFRLRADNFLPKFLRRLKHAVGFGVILVLPVGIYQNDPESTSVVVTGHIGAGQYASVIRGCNGPIGATKNDFNDYAVGIHVAVPPRANSPVVIGFRYGEWRSDYRYPIRAYDEYNNRYIIPSEPSTIRFHYVNPSISYENRMVGIGFGYITGKRPEKLSPDENSLVADGSFHARIGDMRRAYFITSFNENTPLVSGGGYYDIGLGFVTRQNLTIYVGVGGGIYDSPGFMLQSQIPLDKHLHISGAFRYGRVAGVGEVGFAGGLIGRF encoded by the coding sequence ATGTCAAAATTCATTACCGAAAAATTCCGGTTGCGGGCCGATAATTTCTTACCCAAATTCCTGCGCCGCCTGAAACATGCGGTCGGTTTCGGCGTCATCCTCGTCCTCCCCGTCGGCATCTATCAGAACGATCCCGAGTCCACCAGTGTCGTCGTCACCGGGCATATCGGCGCCGGGCAGTACGCTTCCGTCATCCGGGGATGCAACGGCCCGATCGGCGCCACCAAGAACGATTTCAACGATTACGCGGTCGGCATCCATGTCGCCGTCCCGCCCCGCGCCAATTCCCCTGTGGTGATCGGTTTCCGCTACGGCGAATGGCGCTCCGATTACCGTTACCCGATCCGCGCCTATGATGAGTACAACAACCGTTATATCATACCGTCGGAACCGTCCACCATCCGCTTCCATTATGTCAACCCGAGCATCAGTTACGAAAACCGAATGGTCGGCATCGGTTTCGGTTATATCACCGGGAAACGTCCCGAAAAACTCTCCCCCGATGAAAACAGTCTGGTGGCCGACGGCTCCTTCCACGCCCGGATCGGCGACATGCGCCGCGCCTATTTCATCACCAGTTTCAACGAGAACACCCCGCTTGTTTCCGGCGGCGGTTATTATGATATCGGCCTCGGCTTTGTCACCCGCCAGAATCTCACCATCTATGTCGGGGTCGGGGGCGGGATATACGACTCTCCCGGCTTCATGCTCCAGTCCCAGATTCCGCTCGACAAACATCTCCATATTAGCGGCGCGTTCCGCTACGGCCGGGTCGCCGGCGTGGGTGAAGTCGGTTTCGCGGGGGGACTTATTGGCCGCTTCTAA